The following nucleotide sequence is from Paracrocinitomix mangrovi.
CAGCGGACATGTTGGCAACGTTGTTTGTAGAAAGTTAATTGAACAAGGACATGATGTTCGTGCCTTATACAATAAAGACAAAAGAGCATTAGAGGATGTAGATGTTGAATTGTTTCAAGGAAATGTGCTGGATGCCGGGCGAATGAAAGAATTTGTTGATGGATGTGATGTCGTTATTAATTTAGCAGCTATCATTAGTATTTATGGAGATCCTACAGGAATTGTGTTTAAAACCAATACTGAAGGTCCACGCAATGTTTTGAACGCTTGTATTGAAAAAGGAGTTAAAAAGATTGTTCATGCCAGTAGTACACATGCCGTTTTAGAAGAACCTTTAAACGAACCTTTTGCTGAAACCAGACCCTATAAGCAGCCTAAACATTTTGCCTATGACTACTCTAAAGCTACAGGTGAACAAATAATGCTTGATGCTTTTAAAGGAGGAAAGATTGAAGGATGTGTAGTTCGACCTAGTTGTGTTATAGGTCCGTATGATTTTAAGCCTTCTGAAATGGGTAAAGCCATAAAAGATTTTTACAATCGTAAAATACCAATGCTACCACCTGGTGGATATAATTGTGTTGATGTACGTGATGTAGCCGACAGTATTATTAGAGCTATTGATCATGGTGAAAATGGAGAGATTTATCTGTTAGCAGGTAAATATTATTCAATAAAGGAATTAGCTAATGTAATACACAATGTAAGTGGTGTTAAAATTCCAAAATCTGTAACACCTTTTTGGCTTTTAAAATTTTCATTGCCCTTTGTAAAAGCTTATGGTAAAATGACCAAGGCTGCACCTTTGTTCACTATTGAAGCAATAACGGCTTTAAAATTGGGACATCCGGGAATGGATTGGAGTAAGGCAGAAAAATCACTTCAGCATAAGTACACGCCATTAGACAAAACAATTGGTGACTATTTAGACTGGCAAAAGAAACAAGGAGTAATCAAATAAAAATACATGGATCAACACACATTATATATAATCTGTTACGTATGGCTAGGGATTGCTATAGCAGTTCACATTACCATGTTTTTTATTACTGCCCCTTTTGGAAGACATACAACCACAAAATGGGGTCCCAGCATTAACAACAAGGCAGGTTGGATAATTATGGAAGCTCCTTCGCTTCTTATCATGAGTTATTTCTTAATATTTGGTACCTATTCACAAGAATCATACGCATGGATTATTTTTGCTTTTTGGATTTTTCACTACATCAACCGAACCATCACTTACCCCATAAGAATAAAAGCAACTGACAAGAAAATGCCTTTAGTTATTGCCATAAATGCGATATTCTTCAATTTAATGAATGCAGGTTTAAATGGATACTATTTAGGCGAATTGGCAGATCCTTCATTGTACGGTGATGAATGGTTAATGAATCCAAGAACCTGGTTTGGAATATTTCTTTTTGTTGTTGGAATGGGTATTAATTGGCGCGCAGATCACATATTAATTAACCTAAGAAAACCGGGAGAAACAGGTTACAAAATTCCAAAAGGTTTCTTATTTGATTGGGTGTCTTCACCAAATTTAATGGGAGAAGTAATAGAATGGACTGGTTTTGCAATTATGGCCTGGAATTTACCTGCACTTACGTTTGCAGCCTGGACATTTGCTAATTTAGTTCCACGAGCTAAAAATCATCACGATTGGTACAAGCAAAGATTTCCTGAATATCCTGAAAAAAGAAAAGCTATTTTTCCTTATATTTTTTAGCGTTACTTTTTGATTTATAATGAATTGTTAAGATATGAAGGCAGCAAAATTACTTGCCGGCACAATTTTATTTGCCAGCTTATTAGCTTCTTGTAAGGGTCAAGAACCAGAGGAAAAAGAAGTAATTGAAAAAAATATTACAAAGGATAGTGTGGTCAATATTGTGATTGATGAAGATACGCTCCCTCCTATCAATGAAAATATCAAAAAGCTTTTAAATAATCCTTTAGATTTGGCTGCATACAAGCAAGAATGGGGAACATCTAATAGTGGAATACCACGAACACCAAATGAAATTTATAGACCTGATACAGCCGGTTTCTTCTATAGATACATGTTGTTTTATAAACTGAATAGAGAATTAAACGAACCAAAACCTGAAACTGACTTATTCAACGACTTTCAAATTTATACTTACAAATATGGAGACGAAGTAGGTAATTTTTATGATACCAATGAAGAGTTAATTGCAATCAAATCAAAACTGGACAACACCACTTTAGGAGAGATAAACTGGTTTGGTAAAAAAGAAATTGAACTTTTGGATTTTTACGGCACTCCTCAATATCAAACAGAGAATTGTTTTATCTACCAATTTGAGAATAAAGTAATGTCAGCTCATTTTGAAAATAACAAAGTTGATTGGTATAAGTACATAAAAATAGACCCATCAATAAAGCTTGATGAGTCTATTCCTGAATGTCTTTATGAATTTTAATTACTTTCCTTCAAGTAATTTACCGTTATCATCTAACTGATGATATTTTCCGTCATCTAATTTTGCCTTAAAATTCTTTGTTTTAAAGTCGTAAGATACGTCTAAGTACTTTCTTTCAGAAAGGATAGTCATTTTATTTGTAGCTCTATCCCAATATGCCAAAGCAGCTTCTCCTCTTCTCCCTACAGTAAAATAATCTTTCTCGTTCTTTGTAGTTAGATACATCAAACCTTCATAGTTATGAGGCACAAGATTCTTCCCATCTAAAGCATAAATCCCGTCTTTGCCTTTTTTCTCAGCCATGAAGAAGTCATAATTTTTGCCTTCCACAAAAATTACATCAAATTCAAAAGGCATAATGATATCTCCGTTTTTCCCAACTACTCCGACTTTTCTGTCATCATTAGTTACAATTTTATAATCATCATACTCTCCGAAAAACAAGTTAGATTGAGTTCCAAAATTTGTCAGGCTTAATTGCTCTACTTTTCCTCCTTTGATGACAAATGCTACATCTCCTTGAGTGCCTACCCATTCATCAAACTGAACTGTTTTTGATACTTTGCCTTTTTCATCTAAAAAATGCCAATTTGCACCTTCTTTTACCACAACTCTTACTGTCAAACTATGTTGCTCAATTGAGAATTTATCAATCATGTAAGCATTATCATACTTAAAAGGTACCTGTGTTTCATTCTTTTGATTCACAACTCCCCATTTCCCATCTCTTTGAACTGCATAATTTCTATTCAAATCTGCATATGACTTTCCATCAAAACTGAACATTGCAGGAGCGTTTTTAACAATTGATGGAGGCAAATTCATTGACTCATCCAAAGACAGAATTCCATATTTATCACCTTTTTTAATAACATAAGCTGTTGAGCTAACATCATTATCCATGATCTCATCAAAAGACCAATTGTAGTGTGATTTCATTTTTTCGTCTAAAGCAATCCAGCCAGTATCTGTTTTACAAACGGCAAGTTCACGGTGTCTGGCATCTACAGCATTATATATGTAAGGTGATAAAGCTTTACCTGCCATGCACACAGCAAATTTTCCTGATTCATCCTTGCATGCGATCATTCCTTTTACCTTAACAGCTTCCCAATTTTCTCCGGCAAATCTGAATTTTTCACCAATGGATGTATAACCGAAAAAATCGTTTCCTTTTTTTGCGGCAACCCATTCGCTTTTAATAACAGTATAATTTTGTCCTGCAGATTCCTCAAAGATGTCCCTTTTTGTATTGGAATATGAATACAGTTCTGCAGCTCCCTTCATTTCTGCGATATAAAAATCTAAAGTATCCGTAGAAACCTTGGTTATCTTCACATATTCTTTAGGCAATAGTTCTTTTCCAAAATCAGTTTGTAAACCAAACATCCCTCCTTCTTCAACTATCACTGCCTTTTGACCTATTGCAACTCCGGCTAATAGTGTAAAGGCTACTAATAATGTTTTTTTCATGCTATAATTCAATTTCGGTGGCTAATATAAATAAAATTAGAATCGACAAATATTTTATTAGATCGACTTTTGATGCTTAGCAAATTTGAATCCAAACTATTGAAAACCAAAAAATAAAAAACCGACTTCTCATTTTCAGAAAAGTCGGTATCTCTATTTAAAGTTAGGTTGAGGCAATTATTTCAATACGGAGACATGTCCGCGGTGTTTTTCCTTCTCTTTAGAGTAATTAGTTCCAAATTCAACTTGCCAAATGTACACACCATCCTGTACCAAACCTCCTTCACCATAAGTTCCGTCCCATCCAACTTCATGATTATATGATTCAAATAGAATCTCACCATATCTGTCAAATATTGTCAGGTGATAATTGTAAATATCAAATCCTGAAAAGAACATTGGCTTGAAAGTTTGATTGAAACTGTCTCCATCAGGTGTAAATACATTAGGAACATAAAAAATCAAAACATCTTTAACTGTAATTGGTTTAGATAAAGTATCTGCACAACCATAATCATTTGAAGCTATTAGCGTAATAGTGTATGATTCATTTCCAACTTCAGGGAAGGTATGTGTCGGATTTTCTTCAAATGATATTACAGAAAGATCTCCAAAGTCCCACTCATAGTTTGTTGCCCAAATTGAATTATTTGTAAACTCAACCTCAGGTAATGTAATATCAGGTTGTTGTGGTGAGAAATTAAATAAAGCAAATGGTTCTGGAACTACATCTATATAATTTGTATAAGTATCCATTGAAGAACATCCTTCAGCTGTTGTAACTACCAAGGTAACATCATAAGTTCCACTTGAATAAATATTGGTTGCTGTTCCACAAGATGTTGCAGAATTACCATCTCCAAAACTCCACATACAAGATGTACCTGCAGGTATTGTATTATTGGTAAAATTCACTGTTAAAGGCTCACATCCAAATTGAACATCAGCTTGAAAATCTATCACAGGATTCGGATGTATAACAACATCAACCTGGTCTGTATTAGAACAGCCAAAGGCATCAGTACCTGTTACAGTATATGTAATGGTTCCAACGTTTTGAATGAAAGGTAATCCATCTGTAACGTTATTATCCCAAACATAAACACCATTTGAACCAGCTCCTGAACCTGTAAGTATGTTATTTGCATTTTCACAAGCCTCAACATCTGTTCCTGCATCAACCGGAGGGTTTTCATTTACTGTTACTGTAAAACCTGACACATCCAACACACAAGGTGCAATTGCAGATACAGTATAAGTAAATGTATAATCACCACCTGATAAGTTGCTCACATCAAAACCACCATTAGAGGTATTGAATTGACCTGAAGATGTTGTTTCTGCCCAAACTCCACCAGAATCAGCTCCAGATAGTAGTGAATTCAAATCAACTGTATTACCAGCAGTATTACAAATTGCGGTTGCATTATCGGCACCTGCTGTCACTTCTTGTTCAACATCAACGGTAAAATTGGCAACATCAGGCACACAAGGGTTGGTTGCTCCAACTGTATAAGTAAATGTATAAGTACCTGCCGCTACTCCAGATGCATCAAATACGCCTGATCCCGAATTAAATTGTCCAGATGCAGATGTTTCTGCCCAAGTACCAGTTCCATTATTACCATTTAATAATGTATTCAAATCTAAAGTTGTACCGGCTGAATTACACAAACTAGCCGAATTATCAGCTCCGGCAATTGCTTCTTGTTCAACATCTACAGTAAAGTTTGCTACATCTTGCACACAAGGTGCTACGGCAGAAATTGTATAGGTGAAATTATATTGTCCTGCAGCTAAACCAACAACATTAAACATTCCGGTTCCGGTATTAAACTGTCCAGATGAAGTAGTTTCTGCCCAAGTACCTGTTTGATTATTTCCATTTAACAATGTATTTAAATCTACAGAGTTACCCGCCGAATTACACAAAGCGGTATTATTATCAGCTCCAGCATCTGCATATTGTTCAATTGTGATATCAAAATCTGCAACATCAAGAATACAAGGCGCTATAGCTCCAATTGTATAAGTAAAACTATATACTCCTGCGGCCAAATTGGAAGCATCTAACATTCCTGTTCCTGCAGTAAATTGTCCTGAACCTGTTGTTTCTGCCCAAGTTCCAGTTTGATTATTACCGTTTAATAGTGTATTTAAGTCTAAAGATGTACCCGGGCTATTACATAATGAAGATATGTTATCTGATCCAGCAATAGCTTCCTGGTTAATAGTTATTGTGAATACGGCCTGATCACCAGGACAAGTACCATTTGGTGCAACATCATATGTAAAAGTATATGTCCCTGCGGTAACACCTGAAGCGTCCAACACTGCTGTACCTGTATTAAATTGATTTGAAGGTGTACCTGATGTTTCTGCCCAAGTACCTCCGGCATCTGCACCAGACAATAAAGTATTCAAATCTAAAGTTGTACCGGCTGAATTACATAATGTAGAAGTATTGTCAGCTCCGGCTGTAGGTAAGTCTGTTACAAGAATTGTGAAATTAGCTACATCCTGAGTACAAGGAGCAATTCCGGTTACTGTATATGTAAAGGTGTAATTGCCAGGAGTTAATCCTGAAGCATCTAAAATACCCGTACCAGCCGTAAATTGTCCTGAAGAAGTTGTTTCAGCCCAAGTTCCTGCTCCGTTATTACCATTTAATAAAGTGTTTAAGTCAAATGTTGATCCCGGAGAATTACAAATTGTTCCATTTGCATCTGCACCTGCCAAAGGCTCCTGATTGATAGTAATAGTAAATGTTGATTGATCTCCCGGACAAGGTCCTAAAGCAGGAACATCATAAACAAATGTATACACTCCGGCAGCTGTTAAGTCAGCATTTAAGACGCCTGTTCCCGTATTGAATTGTCCTGAAGGAGTTCCAGATGTTTCACTCCATGTCCCTCCGGCATCTGCCCCAATCAACAATGTATTTAGGTCAATTGATGAACCTGCATCATTACATAAAGTTGCATTGTTATCATTTCCAGCCGTTGGAAGATCAGTTACAGTTACTGCAAAATCAGCTATATCATCCAAACAAGGTGCTAAACCGGTTACTGTATAGGTAAAGTTATAAGTACCAGCAGTTAGATTTGAGGCATCAAATATTCCTGATCCTGCATTAAATTGACCTGATGATGTTGTTTCTGCCCATGTTCCCGTTGTATTATTACCGTTCAACAAAGTATTTAGATCTAAAGAAGATCCAACAGAATTACACAAAACAGCTGTGTTGTCATTTCCTGCTACAAGATTTGGTTGAATTGTATAAGTAAATGTTTGGGCTACACCTGTACATGTATTGGCAGATGGTGTCACAGTTACCGTTGCTACATTAGGCGTAGTTCCAGGATTTTGTCCTGTAAAGGCTAAAATAGTTCCGAATCCTGAACCTCCTAATCCTACAGACGTATTACTGTTGGTCCATGTAAAAGTAGAACCGGAAGTATTACCGGTAAAAGAAACCATTGTAGTACTTGATCCTGCACATACAACCTGATCTGCAGGATCAACCATTGTAGGCGTAGGATTTACAGTTATAGTAAACGTTTGAGAAGTTCCTGTACAACCATTTGCTGAAGGAGTTACTGTAATAGTTGCTGTTACAGGGCTCTGAGTTGTATTGGTAGCATTGAATGAACCAATGTTTCCTGTTCCGTTTGCGGCTAAACCAATTGATGTTGTTGAATTTGTCCAGCTATAAGTAGTTCCGGCAACATTTCCACTAAAGTTTACTGCTGTAGTAGCCGTATTATTACACAAAGTTTGGTTATTTGGTTGATTAACTGTTGGTGTTGGATTAACCGTAATTGTAAATGTTATTGGAGTTCCTGGACAACCGTTAGCTGTTGGTGTAACTGTAATGTTAGCAATTTGAGGAGTAGTTCCGTTATTAACCACATTGAATTGATTAATATTTCCTGTTCCCGAACCAGCTAATCCTATTGAAGTATTGTCATTTACCCAATTATAAGTAGTACCAGGTACTGCACCGGTAAAATTGATTTGTCCTGTTAGAGAACCGTTACAAAGAGTTTGGTTACCAGGATTATTCACAGTAGGCGTAGGAAAAACTGTAACACAAACAACGTTTGAGTAAGCAGTGGTTCCACAGTTAGTTACTGCAGCTCTAAAACAAGTATTAGTAGTTAGTACGCCTGTTGAAGCATTGGCAGCTGTTGCACCTCCCATATTGGTCCAAGGACCACCTGCATTAGGAGCAGATTGCCATTGAATTGTACCGGTATATCCTGTCAAAGTTAAGTTTGCAGTTTGACCAGGGCAAATTGGTGAAGGAGCTACTGCTGCAGTTCCAGGAACAGGTCCAGCAGGAACATAAGTTATAATAGCATATCCATTTCCGGCATTTGCACCTTGATTACATCCACCACCAAGAGGTGTTAAAGAAGATCCTCCAGATCCACCTCCACCGCCAAGATATCCTGAAGGCCAGCAGTCTGAACCACCGCCACCACCACCGTAGTAGCCACCGCCGCCTCCACCACCGGGACCATTTCCTCCGGTAGAAGCCCCGTAACATGGATCAAATGCACCATTTCCACCTTGCCCAAAAGAACCAGCTTGTCCACCGGCACCAGAACCCCAAGCGGTTCCTCCAGATCCTCCGGCAAATTGTGATCCTCCACCTCCGGGCTGACCAAAAATTCCAGTTCCTGTACCACCAGTTGCACATCCTCCTACTCCACCATTTTGATTGTAAGTTGAAGAACCTCCGGGTGATCCACCACCACCTCCGGCAACAGCTACTCTATCACCAAGCGTGTAAGGAGCGAAACTGATGTCAGTAGCACCACCTCCTCCACAAGCATCAAAAAATATACTTCCGTTAGATCCGTTTCCACCTCCGTTATATCCACCAGAATTGTTTCCACATCCACCGGCACAACCTACGTCAATTTGAATAGTTTGACCTGGAGTTACGGGTAAGGTTCCGGTTACAACTGCACCTAAACCACCGCCATTTCCACCACCTTGTGCTCCGGCAATTTCAATATTAATACTGGTAACACATGGAGGAACCACCCAGTTTTGAGGGGCGCCTGTACATCCAAAATTCACTGAAGTTTGAGCTACAGAAACATTTAATGCTAAAGTAGCCGGTAAAAAGAGTAGTAATAATCTTTTCATTCCTTGGTTTTTACATAAGGGTTCCTTTGACAAAATTGTCAGTAATCCATGGAAGAATGAGGTTCAAGAGGTTTAACGAAAAAAAGAAAAAGGGGCTCTTTTAAACGTTTAGTTTGTTTCTTCAGTAAATATAACGATCCGAATAAATGACCGTTGCCAAAAAGAAACTTTTTTTTATCTGAATTTGAGAATGTTAGTTGTCAGTTGAAAAAAGAACTAAAAATAAATTAAAAAGTTGGTGTGATTTTTTATTGAATAACACCATCAACTTTGATAGATTTTTTATATTTGCACCCGCTCAATTAAATTTGAGCAAGTTCATTGAAACGGTGAGGTGCCTGAGTGGCCGAAAGGACTTGTTTGCTAAACAAGCGTACCAGTGATGGTACCCGGGGTTCGAATCCCCGTCTCACCGCGTAATTAAAATTTTAGCCAATTTAAATTTGACTAGATTTTTTTTTGAAAGAAGTTGTTTAGGATAAATTAATAGCTATCTTTGCAACCGCTTTTAGCAGATCATTTAAATGATGCGATAAGCATTTTTTAAGAAGGTCTCGGGGTGTAGCGTAGCCCGGTTATCGCGCCTCGTTTGGGACGAGGAGGTCGCAGGTTCGAATCCTGCCACCCCGACAAGGAGATGAAAGAATCTCCTTTTATTTTTTTAGGTTTTTAAAGCCGAATGGTTGCGTAGCTCAGCTGGATAGAGCATCTGCCTTCTAAGCAGACGGTCGCAGGTTCGAATCCTGCCGCAATCACATAAAAAGCAAAGTCTGGTGTTTACACTGGACTTTTTTATTTTCTACCCCAAACCTTCCTCCACCAGCGCATTGGATGTCTTCTGACAATAAAGTTGTAGAGTTTGGGAAAAATCCTCTGGATGTATACAGATGTCACTTCAAATCCTCCTACGATTATATTTTGACGTGAAGGTTTTAATCTTTTGATGATCTTTTTTGCAGCTTTATCTGGATCCATTCCTAAGGCATGCGACTTTTCTAATTTACCATATGCCTTACCATGACCAGTTAGCTCCTTTTTTGTGATATTGGTCTTGATGAAGCCGGGCATTATTATAGTGACATTTAAATCACAATCAATCAATTCAGCCCTTAATGAATCAAAATAACCGTGTAAGGCATGTTTTGATGCTGAGTACCCTGAGCGTCCTGGAACCCCAACTACTCCTGCTATACTAGTAACAACTGCAAACCAACCTTTTTTTTGTTTTAAAAAGATTGGCATTACCTCTTTTGTTAGATCTACAGTTCCGAAAAAATTTGTTTCCATCACCTGACGGTCAATGGCTATTTCATTTTCAATCACTAAACCCTTTTGGGCGATTCCAGCATTGTGAATGAGTAAATCCAACGAACCTAGGGATTCAACTTTTTTGACGGCATTAACTACGCTTTCATGATTGGTTAAATCCAACGGCACCACGGTCATGTTTTCTCTACATGGACAATGGTCATCTATATAAGTTAAGCGTTCTACTCGTCTTGCTGAAATGATAACATTGGCTCCTAAGGCATTTAATTGAATGGCTAATTGTTTACCAATTCCTGATGAAGCTCCAGTTATCCAAATAGTCTTCCCTTTAAATCTACTTGACATAATCTAAATTCAGATGCATAGATAATCAACATCTGGTATATAGATAATGACAGTTGTCAGTTATAGGACCAATAAATAGATTTTGTAATTATCGTTCAATCAGAACTGTGTCGAGTACAACTTGTTGGTTTTTATGACTGTCTTCATTATTAAAACGATCTATCAACAAGTTTACCGCTTTCTTCCCTATTTCGGTAATTGGTTGTGCAATGGCTGATATTTTAGGATTTACAATATCAAAAATTTCAATGTCATCAAAACTGATGATCTTTACTTCATCCAGCGATTCTCCTCTTAAGGACAATTCTCTGATCAAAGCTTTTGCGATATTGTTGTTTACACAAAAAATGCCATCATAATCCTCATTCTTCAATTCATCTAGGGCAGTTTTAACGCCACCTTCAATATTATCATGAGGAATTTGAATAAGTTTTGCGTCATCTGCAGATTTTAAAGCTTCCATATACCCTTGGATTCTTTCAGAAATTGAAGATATATACACAGGTGAAATAGAAAAACAAACGGGTCTTTTAACTCCGCTATCGTATAAGAATTTCACGGCTTTTTTAGCTCCTTCTTCATTTGATACGGAAACTGAATCTACATCAAAATCATCAAATACTCTATCCACCAATACTAAAGGAAACTTGGTATCACGCAAACCATCAATTTCATTTTTACTATCAAATGATGACGCCAGGATCAAACCATCAATATTTCTATTAATAAGGTCAGAAATTAGTTTCTTTTCTTTTTGGACATCTTCATAGGTGTTAGATATAATCAAATTATATCCCTTTGCATATGCTTCTTGTTCAATTGCTTTACACAACTGACCATAAAACACATTAGAAATATCCGGAACAATAACGCCTATTGTATTTGTACGGCCTATTCTAAGGCCTCTGGCATACTGGTTTGGAATGTAATTAAGCTCTTTGGCTTTTTGACGTACTTTCTCTTGAGTTTGCTTGTTAATTCCGCGCTCATCTCCTTTTCCATTTAGGACCAAAGAAACCAGCGCTTTTGAAACTCCAAGACTTTCAGCAATATCTTTAAGTGATGCTTTTTTCATTGGTCTAAATCGGTTTTTTCAGGCTTGTACTAATTTAACTAAATCTTTTAGAGTGCAAAAACA
It contains:
- a CDS encoding NAD-dependent epimerase/dehydratase family protein produces the protein MHMKIGVTGASGHVGNVVCRKLIEQGHDVRALYNKDKRALEDVDVELFQGNVLDAGRMKEFVDGCDVVINLAAIISIYGDPTGIVFKTNTEGPRNVLNACIEKGVKKIVHASSTHAVLEEPLNEPFAETRPYKQPKHFAYDYSKATGEQIMLDAFKGGKIEGCVVRPSCVIGPYDFKPSEMGKAIKDFYNRKIPMLPPGGYNCVDVRDVADSIIRAIDHGENGEIYLLAGKYYSIKELANVIHNVSGVKIPKSVTPFWLLKFSLPFVKAYGKMTKAAPLFTIEAITALKLGHPGMDWSKAEKSLQHKYTPLDKTIGDYLDWQKKQGVIK
- a CDS encoding DUF1295 domain-containing protein; this encodes MDQHTLYIICYVWLGIAIAVHITMFFITAPFGRHTTTKWGPSINNKAGWIIMEAPSLLIMSYFLIFGTYSQESYAWIIFAFWIFHYINRTITYPIRIKATDKKMPLVIAINAIFFNLMNAGLNGYYLGELADPSLYGDEWLMNPRTWFGIFLFVVGMGINWRADHILINLRKPGETGYKIPKGFLFDWVSSPNLMGEVIEWTGFAIMAWNLPALTFAAWTFANLVPRAKNHHDWYKQRFPEYPEKRKAIFPYIF
- a CDS encoding PKD domain-containing protein, whose amino-acid sequence is MKRLLLLFLPATLALNVSVAQTSVNFGCTGAPQNWVVPPCVTSINIEIAGAQGGGNGGGLGAVVTGTLPVTPGQTIQIDVGCAGGCGNNSGGYNGGGNGSNGSIFFDACGGGGATDISFAPYTLGDRVAVAGGGGGSPGGSSTYNQNGGVGGCATGGTGTGIFGQPGGGGSQFAGGSGGTAWGSGAGGQAGSFGQGGNGAFDPCYGASTGGNGPGGGGGGGYYGGGGGGSDCWPSGYLGGGGGSGGSSLTPLGGGCNQGANAGNGYAIITYVPAGPVPGTAAVAPSPICPGQTANLTLTGYTGTIQWQSAPNAGGPWTNMGGATAANASTGVLTTNTCFRAAVTNCGTTAYSNVVCVTVFPTPTVNNPGNQTLCNGSLTGQINFTGAVPGTTYNWVNDNTSIGLAGSGTGNINQFNVVNNGTTPQIANITVTPTANGCPGTPITFTITVNPTPTVNQPNNQTLCNNTATTAVNFSGNVAGTTYSWTNSTTSIGLAANGTGNIGSFNATNTTQSPVTATITVTPSANGCTGTSQTFTITVNPTPTMVDPADQVVCAGSSTTMVSFTGNTSGSTFTWTNSNTSVGLGGSGFGTILAFTGQNPGTTPNVATVTVTPSANTCTGVAQTFTYTIQPNLVAGNDNTAVLCNSVGSSLDLNTLLNGNNTTGTWAETTSSGQFNAGSGIFDASNLTAGTYNFTYTVTGLAPCLDDIADFAVTVTDLPTAGNDNNATLCNDAGSSIDLNTLLIGADAGGTWSETSGTPSGQFNTGTGVLNADLTAAGVYTFVYDVPALGPCPGDQSTFTITINQEPLAGADANGTICNSPGSTFDLNTLLNGNNGAGTWAETTSSGQFTAGTGILDASGLTPGNYTFTYTVTGIAPCTQDVANFTILVTDLPTAGADNTSTLCNSAGTTLDLNTLLSGADAGGTWAETSGTPSNQFNTGTAVLDASGVTAGTYTFTYDVAPNGTCPGDQAVFTITINQEAIAGSDNISSLCNSPGTSLDLNTLLNGNNQTGTWAETTGSGQFTAGTGMLDASNLAAGVYSFTYTIGAIAPCILDVADFDITIEQYADAGADNNTALCNSAGNSVDLNTLLNGNNQTGTWAETTSSGQFNTGTGMFNVVGLAAGQYNFTYTISAVAPCVQDVANFTVDVEQEAIAGADNSASLCNSAGTTLDLNTLLNGNNGTGTWAETSASGQFNSGSGVFDASGVAAGTYTFTYTVGATNPCVPDVANFTVDVEQEVTAGADNATAICNTAGNTVDLNSLLSGADSGGVWAETTSSGQFNTSNGGFDVSNLSGGDYTFTYTVSAIAPCVLDVSGFTVTVNENPPVDAGTDVEACENANNILTGSGAGSNGVYVWDNNVTDGLPFIQNVGTITYTVTGTDAFGCSNTDQVDVVIHPNPVIDFQADVQFGCEPLTVNFTNNTIPAGTSCMWSFGDGNSATSCGTATNIYSSGTYDVTLVVTTAEGCSSMDTYTNYIDVVPEPFALFNFSPQQPDITLPEVEFTNNSIWATNYEWDFGDLSVISFEENPTHTFPEVGNESYTITLIASNDYGCADTLSKPITVKDVLIFYVPNVFTPDGDSFNQTFKPMFFSGFDIYNYHLTIFDRYGEILFESYNHEVGWDGTYGEGGLVQDGVYIWQVEFGTNYSKEKEKHRGHVSVLK
- a CDS encoding SDR family oxidoreductase; protein product: MSSRFKGKTIWITGASSGIGKQLAIQLNALGANVIISARRVERLTYIDDHCPCRENMTVVPLDLTNHESVVNAVKKVESLGSLDLLIHNAGIAQKGLVIENEIAIDRQVMETNFFGTVDLTKEVMPIFLKQKKGWFAVVTSIAGVVGVPGRSGYSASKHALHGYFDSLRAELIDCDLNVTIIMPGFIKTNITKKELTGHGKAYGKLEKSHALGMDPDKAAKKIIKRLKPSRQNIIVGGFEVTSVYIQRIFPKLYNFIVRRHPMRWWRKVWGRK
- a CDS encoding LacI family DNA-binding transcriptional regulator encodes the protein MKKASLKDIAESLGVSKALVSLVLNGKGDERGINKQTQEKVRQKAKELNYIPNQYARGLRIGRTNTIGVIVPDISNVFYGQLCKAIEQEAYAKGYNLIISNTYEDVQKEKKLISDLINRNIDGLILASSFDSKNEIDGLRDTKFPLVLVDRVFDDFDVDSVSVSNEEGAKKAVKFLYDSGVKRPVCFSISPVYISSISERIQGYMEALKSADDAKLIQIPHDNIEGGVKTALDELKNEDYDGIFCVNNNIAKALIRELSLRGESLDEVKIISFDDIEIFDIVNPKISAIAQPITEIGKKAVNLLIDRFNNEDSHKNQQVVLDTVLIER